Part of the Desulfovibrio desulfuricans genome, GCGGGGCGTTCTCCCTTGATCGGGGTGGGACTCTGCCCGGACCCCTGTGCGAGACGCTGGCTGGCTGTTCTTGCTAACGGCGCTGATCCCAGGTGGGGATGGGCGCCGGAGTGTAGTTATCGAGATCTTTCAGCGTAGTGCCCATGCGGGTGGGACGTCCGTTGGGGCCGCGCATCACAGGCCCGCAAGACTGCGCTTCAATGACGGGCGGTATGTCCGCCGGGGCGGGGCGCAGCACTTCATCAGCAGAATGCAGATAGGGCAGAGGATCAACGGCTTTGCCGGAGGCGTCCAGCAGGCCAAAGTGCAGGTGGGCCCCGGTGGTTCTGCCGGTACACCCCACAAGCCCCACGGGTTCGCCTGCGGTAACGCGCTGCCCGGTTTTTACCAGAGTTTTTGACATGTGCCCGTAGCGCGCCGTCATGCCGTCCTCTTGCCGGACATCAACGGAGATGCCCAGTGGGCCGTTTTCTCCGGCGCGGATGACTGTGCCGGGCTTGAAGGCCGTGACAGGCCAGCCCATGTGCGCGCGGATGTCTACACCCCCATGATCGCGCATGACCACGCCGCGCCTGCTGAGCCAGCCGGGCATGCGGCGGTTGCCAAAGGGGGATGTAATCAGCTCTCGCAGGGGCGGCAAGGAACGGCAAACCTCGGCATTGGCGGCTGATCCGGGATGGGCTGATTCCGGTATTGCTGGGGAAGATTCAGGCGCTGCATGCTGGCTGCTGGCAGATGTTTTTTGCGCGTCTGTTTGTCCAGCCTTGGATTCTGGGCTGTCTGGCTGGCCCGCGCTGGGTTCCGCAGCAAGTTCCGTGGCAGGTTTTGCGCTGTCGGCAGCGGGCGCGAACGATGCGCCCTCGGCAACAAGTTCCGTGGGAGGGCAGCCAAGGGCTATGCAGAGGGCACCAAGCGCGAGTCTGCTCAGAAATTTCGACACGTATTCTCCCCGTCTGTGGCTGCGTTTTGAGCGCGAACAGGTCGGCAGCATACGGTGCACTGTAAAAAATGCAAGCCAGGCTTACTGCGCATACGGCGAAAAGCCCGGCACAAGGAGGCAGCACATGCAGTTACGATCCATCACCGGAGACGTCACGGGGCGTCCCACTATTGATGGCGCAGGTGTGCGCCTTGTGCGCGTGCTTGGTTCGCCCACAGTCAAAACATTTGATCCCTTTCTTATGCTTGATGCCTTTGATTCCGTAAATCCGGAGGATTACGTAAAGGGTTTTCCCATGCATCCTCACCGGGGCATTGAAACCTTCACCTATCTTGTGAATGGCGTCATCGAGCACAAGGACAGCCTGGGCAATGCTGGCGTTATCCGCGATGGCGGCTGCCAGTGGATGACCGCCGGGAGCGGTATTCTGCATCAGGAGATGCCCCTTGCCTCGCCGCGCATGCTCGGCCTGCAACTCTGGATCAATCTGCCGGCCGCCCACAAGATGACCGATCCCAAGTACCGCGACATCACCATTGATATGGTGCCGTGCGTTGAGGAAGAGGCCGCTTACGTGGCCGTGGTCGCGGGTGAATACAAGGGCGTTGAAGGCGCTGCCAGGGGCGACTATGTGGATGTGCGTTTTCTTGACGTGCGACTCAAACCTGGGGCGCGCTGGCAGGTGGAGACCAACCCCGCCCACACTGTTTTTGCCTATCTGTATGCTGGCGACTGCTTCTTGATGGAGGGCAGGGAGCCGATGCTGGCCCGGCACGCCTACCTGCTGGGCGATGGGGACACCGTGGCCTTTGAAGGCGGCGAAGAGGAATGCCGCTTTGTGCTGGTTTCCGGCGCACCCTTGCGGGAACCGGTTGCCTGGGGCGGCCCCATTGTCATGAATACGGATGAGGAGCTGATGCAGGCGTATTTTGAAATTGAAGAAGGCAGATTCATCAAACACTGGCTTCCGTCCGCTCAGGATTAACCGCTGTCGGGTTGAAAATATCCGGCTTGACACGGCTGCTGCGGGGTCTTATCTGACCATTTTGCTTTGCAAACAGGAGCAAGTACCATGAGCAATTGTATTTCTGTCTTGTTTCGCAAGGGCAAACATCACGGCCTGGCACTCTTATGCACGCTGCTCGTAACCGCTTTTGCGGTTACTGGCGCGTTTGCCGCTGAGCCCAAGGTGCGCGTTCTTGCCACCACCTATCCCGTATACCTGTTAACCCGCGCTGTTGCCCAGACAAGCCCGGATGTGCAGGTTGATCTGCTCATTCCCGCCCAGACCGGCTGCCCGCACGACTACGCGCTGACCCCCAAGGACATGCAAAAACTCTCCAAGGCCAATGTTGTGATCATCAACGGCCTGGGCATGGAGTCCTTTCTGGAAAAACCCCTTGCCGCCGCAGGCAAGAAGATCGCCGTCATCGACAGCAGCAAGGGCATAAACGCCATTGTTGAAGAACATGACGAAGATCACGATGCCGACCACGGCAAGGCGGACGCAGCCCATAAGGATGACCACAACCCTGCGGCAGCGGCAAAAGGGCATGATCATGCTCACGAACACGGCCATGACCATGGGCACGACCACGGCGGCCTGAATCCGCATGCTTTTTCCAGCCCGCTGCAAGCTGCGGTGATGGCGCGCAATATTGGCCGTGGCCTTGCTGCTGCTGCGCCGGTTGCCGCAAAAAACTGCCCGCAGGTTGCGGATGCCTATGCCGCAAGGCTTGAGGCTCTGGGCCAGCGCCTTGCCGCCGTAGGGGCCAATGCCGCCAACAAGAATGTGGTGGCCCTGCACGATGGCATGGCCTACCTTGTGCGCGATGCCGGGCTGAACCTTGTGGATGTGATTCAGGAAGATGAAGAGGCTCAACCCTCTGCGGCGCGTCTGCTTGATCTCGTAAAAAAGATAAAAGAATCCAAGCCGGTTGTGCTCATTGGCGAGCCCCAGTATTCGGACAAGCCCGTGCTCGCCCTTGCGGCGGAAACGGGTGTTCCGGCAGTGCAGCTTGACCCTCTGGCCTCGGGGCCGTCTGGCGCGCCCCTTGATTATTACGAAACAGTTATGTCAAAAAATATTGCCATGTTAGAGAAGTACTTTGGCAAATAACAGCTTGCTTGCCCCCTCGGTCTGCTTTGAGAATGTATGCCTCAGCCGGGGGGGCAATCTTATTCTGAACAATATCTGCGCCACCGCGCCCGCTGGCGGCAGCACGGTTCTTGTGGGCCCCAACGGGGCGGGCAAGACCACGCTGCTGCTCTGCCTTATTGGCGAAATGGCCTATACAGGGCGTATCCAGTTCGCTGGTTTAGAGCATCAGCCCCGCATGGCCTATGTGCCGCAGCATTTGATTATGGATCGCAGCCTGCCCTTGCGCGTGTGCGAATTTCTGGCCCTGAGCCGCCAGCGCCAGCCCTTGTGGCTGGGCCTGCGCCCTTGGGCGCGCAGCGAGGGGCGGCAGCTTTTGCAGATGGTCAAGGCCGAGCATCTGGAGCAGAGCCGCATGGGTGACCTTTCTGGCGGCGAACTGCGCCGTGTGCTGCTGGCTGCGGCTCTTGGCCGCAATCCGGAACTGCTGGTGCTGGACGAGCCTGCGGCAGGCGTAGACGTGCGCGGCGAGAGGCTCTTTTGGGAATTGCTGGATGCCGCCCGGCACGAGCGCGGCTTTACGCAGATCATGGTCAGCCACAATCTGCCTCTGGTGGCGCACTACGCAACCCACGTGATCTGCCTCAACAAGACAGTATGCGCCACAGGCGCGCCGCGCGCCACGCTGACATCTTCCACCCTTATGGAACTTTTTGGCGTGCCTATCCACCTGTACCCGGACCAGTGCGACCCTGAAGACCCCGGCTGCCCCCAGTGCGGCGTGGTGAGCGAAGCCGAGGGCCTGCTGCCCAACTATGCGGCCATAGAGCGGCGGGAGGCCGCCCGCCTGAACGCGCGCCTGGCTGCTCGCATGAGCGCCTCACAAAGTGAACCCTGCGGCGAAAAATCGCCGGATCAGGGAGGTTCCCGTGCCTGATCTCAGCCCAATATATGCGCTTATTTCCATGATTCCGCTCGATTGCCTGCAAATGCGTTTCATGCAGCAAGCCTTGCTCGGAGTGCTGCTGCTGGCCCCTATGGCCTCTGTACTCGGGGTGGAAGTTATCAATTTTCGCATGGCCTTTTTTTCAGACGCCATCGGGCACTCGGCCTTTGCCGGGGTTGCGCTGGGGTTGATACTGGCTGTGCCGCCGCGTCTTGCCATGCCCCTGTTTGGCATACTGGTGGGGCTTGGCATCATGGCTGTGCGGCGCAAGAGCGACCTTTCGTCCGACACAGTCATCGGTATTGTTTTTTCTGCCGTGGTGGCCTTTGGTCTTGCCGTGGTGAGCCGTGCCGAGGGCGTAGGTAGGGACATGCAGCGCTTTTTGTACGGCGATATCCTTACCATCACCGATGGTGAAATTGGCTTTCTGGCCCTGCTCTTTATTGCCCTGCTTCTGTTTCAGACCGTGGGCTACAACAGGCTGATGTATATTGCCCTGAATCCGGTTATGGCGCGGGTTCACGGTGTACGCGTGGCAATGTGGCAGTATGCTTTTGCCGGGCTGCTGGCGCTGGTGGTGATGTTTTCTGTATGGGCGGTGGGCGTGCTGCTGGTGACGGCCATGCTCATTGTGCCCGCCGCCACGGCCCGCAATTTTGCGCGCTCTGCCGGGGGCATGTTCTGGTGGGCGCTTTTGGTGGGCACATCATCCGCCTTCGCAGGGCTGACCCTTTCCGCTCAGGAATGGCTGGCTACGGCCAGCGGGGCCACCATTATTCTTGTGGCTTGCTGCTGGTTTGCGGTGAGCCTCTTTGCCGCTCAGGCCACGGGCCGCAGACGCTCCTGACGGCAGTGCCGCAGCGCATCTTTGCGCCTGCTCTGGCCGATACCACAAAAAAACGCCTTCCCCTTTCAGTTGGGGAAGGCGTTTTGGCTTTTGGGTAGCTTGTATGAGCTAGGCCAGCTTTTTGACCGCTTCCAGAGCGGCGGCGTAGTCAGGCTCGTGGGTAACTTCGCCCACAAGCTGGCTGTAAGCCAGGGTGCCGTCGGGGGCGACCACAAAGACCGTGCGGGCCAGCAGATCCAGCTCCTTGATCAGGATGCCATAGGCCTTGCCAAAGGCGCCAGCGCGGTAGTCGGACAGGGCTTCAACAGCGGTTACGCCAGCAGCTCCGCACCAACGGGCCTGCGCAAAGGGCAGGTCGCGGCTCACGGCCACAATACGCACCTTGTCGGACAGGGCGGCGGCTTCGGTATTGAAGCGGCGAACTTCCATATCGCATACGGGAGTATCCAGCGAGGGAACGCATACAAGCACAAGCACCTTGCCAGCGTAGTCTTTCAGGCTGCGGGGGCTCATATCGTTGGCGGTCAGCGTGAAGTCGGGAGCCTTGCCGCCAACGGCGGGCTGGGTGCCTTCAAGATGCATGACATTGCCTTTGAACGTAACTGTATCCATAGGAAACTCCTTATTGTTTCAGGGTTCTTGGATTCTGTGCTATCAAGGCTTTATTGTCAATGATTATTATTAGCGAGGTTGGATTTCCAGATTTCTCGCTCTCACCTTTTCAGTGTATCGTTGCAGGAAAGTGTACGCAAGGGCAGTACGCGCAGGTACGCTGCTGCAGTGGAGAAAACCTTTTGTCTCTCCATTGCCATGTGCGCGGCAATGCCTATATTTACATACGAATGTGCCTATAGCAGGAGAATTTGATGAGTACTTTGACACCTCGCGGCATAGTTGCCGAGCTTGATAAATTTGTGGTGGGACAGGAACAGGCCAAGCGCATGGTTGCCGTGGCGGTGCGCAACCGCTGGCGGCGGCAGCATCTTGCGCCAGAGCTGCGCGATGAAGTTTCGCCCAAGAACATCATCATGATGGGCCCCACGGGCGTGGGCAAAACGGAAATTGCCCGCCGCCTGGCCAAGCTCTCCGGAGCGCCCTTTGTAAAGGTTGAAGCCACCAAGTTTACCGAAGTGGGCTATGTGGGGCGCGATGTGGAATCCATGGTGCGCGACCTCATGGAAATCGGCATCAACCTTGTGCGCGATGAGGAAAACGCCCGTGTACGCAAGGCTGCCGAGGCCGCTGCGGAATCGCGCCTTATGGATTTGCTGTTGCCCAGCTCCTTTGGGTCGGAAGAGCGCGCCTCCACGCGCGAAAAGCTCTTGCAGCAGTTCCGCCTTGGCTTTCTGGACGACCGGGAAGTGGAAGTGGAAGTGACCGAACAGGGCGGCGGCAGCGTTGACCTGTTCGCCATCCCCGGCATGGAGCAGATGGGGGGGCAGGTTAAGGACATGTTCAGCAAGGCCTTTCCGCCCAAGCACAGCCGCCGCAAAATGAAGGTGCGCAATGCCTTTGCCGTGCTTGTGCAGGAAGAATCGGGCAGGCTTGTGGATCAGGAAGCCCTGGTGGACAAGGCCCGCGAAAGGGTGGAGCAGACGGGCATCATCTTTATTGACGAAATTGACAAGATCGCCAGCTCCTCGCAAAACCGCACGTCAGACATTTCGCGCGAGGGCGTGCAGCGCGACCTGCTGCCCATAGTGGAAGGCAGTGCGGTCAACACCAAGTATGGCATGATCCGCACGGATCATATCCTGTTTATTGCGGCGGGGGCTTTCCATTTCAGCAAGCCATCGGACATGATCCCCGAACTGCAGGGGCGCTTTCCCTTGCGGGTTGAATTGCAGCCTCTGGGCAAGGAAGAATTTTTGCGCATCCTCAAGGAGCCGGACAATGCC contains:
- a CDS encoding M23 family metallopeptidase, which translates into the protein MSKFLSRLALGALCIALGCPPTELVAEGASFAPAADSAKPATELAAEPSAGQPDSPESKAGQTDAQKTSASSQHAAPESSPAIPESAHPGSAANAEVCRSLPPLRELITSPFGNRRMPGWLSRRGVVMRDHGGVDIRAHMGWPVTAFKPGTVIRAGENGPLGISVDVRQEDGMTARYGHMSKTLVKTGQRVTAGEPVGLVGCTGRTTGAHLHFGLLDASGKAVDPLPYLHSADEVLRPAPADIPPVIEAQSCGPVMRGPNGRPTRMGTTLKDLDNYTPAPIPTWDQRR
- a CDS encoding pirin family protein, which encodes MQLRSITGDVTGRPTIDGAGVRLVRVLGSPTVKTFDPFLMLDAFDSVNPEDYVKGFPMHPHRGIETFTYLVNGVIEHKDSLGNAGVIRDGGCQWMTAGSGILHQEMPLASPRMLGLQLWINLPAAHKMTDPKYRDITIDMVPCVEEEAAYVAVVAGEYKGVEGAARGDYVDVRFLDVRLKPGARWQVETNPAHTVFAYLYAGDCFLMEGREPMLARHAYLLGDGDTVAFEGGEEECRFVLVSGAPLREPVAWGGPIVMNTDEELMQAYFEIEEGRFIKHWLPSAQD
- a CDS encoding metal ABC transporter substrate-binding protein, whose product is MSNCISVLFRKGKHHGLALLCTLLVTAFAVTGAFAAEPKVRVLATTYPVYLLTRAVAQTSPDVQVDLLIPAQTGCPHDYALTPKDMQKLSKANVVIINGLGMESFLEKPLAAAGKKIAVIDSSKGINAIVEEHDEDHDADHGKADAAHKDDHNPAAAAKGHDHAHEHGHDHGHDHGGLNPHAFSSPLQAAVMARNIGRGLAAAAPVAAKNCPQVADAYAARLEALGQRLAAVGANAANKNVVALHDGMAYLVRDAGLNLVDVIQEDEEAQPSAARLLDLVKKIKESKPVVLIGEPQYSDKPVLALAAETGVPAVQLDPLASGPSGAPLDYYETVMSKNIAMLEKYFGK
- a CDS encoding metal ABC transporter ATP-binding protein, whose amino-acid sequence is MANNSLLAPSVCFENVCLSRGGNLILNNICATAPAGGSTVLVGPNGAGKTTLLLCLIGEMAYTGRIQFAGLEHQPRMAYVPQHLIMDRSLPLRVCEFLALSRQRQPLWLGLRPWARSEGRQLLQMVKAEHLEQSRMGDLSGGELRRVLLAAALGRNPELLVLDEPAAGVDVRGERLFWELLDAARHERGFTQIMVSHNLPLVAHYATHVICLNKTVCATGAPRATLTSSTLMELFGVPIHLYPDQCDPEDPGCPQCGVVSEAEGLLPNYAAIERREAARLNARLAARMSASQSEPCGEKSPDQGGSRA
- a CDS encoding metal ABC transporter permease, which produces MPDLSPIYALISMIPLDCLQMRFMQQALLGVLLLAPMASVLGVEVINFRMAFFSDAIGHSAFAGVALGLILAVPPRLAMPLFGILVGLGIMAVRRKSDLSSDTVIGIVFSAVVAFGLAVVSRAEGVGRDMQRFLYGDILTITDGEIGFLALLFIALLLFQTVGYNRLMYIALNPVMARVHGVRVAMWQYAFAGLLALVVMFSVWAVGVLLVTAMLIVPAATARNFARSAGGMFWWALLVGTSSAFAGLTLSAQEWLATASGATIILVACCWFAVSLFAAQATGRRRS
- the tpx gene encoding thiol peroxidase; translated protein: MDTVTFKGNVMHLEGTQPAVGGKAPDFTLTANDMSPRSLKDYAGKVLVLVCVPSLDTPVCDMEVRRFNTEAAALSDKVRIVAVSRDLPFAQARWCGAAGVTAVEALSDYRAGAFGKAYGILIKELDLLARTVFVVAPDGTLAYSQLVGEVTHEPDYAAALEAVKKLA
- the hslU gene encoding ATP-dependent protease ATPase subunit HslU, with amino-acid sequence MSTLTPRGIVAELDKFVVGQEQAKRMVAVAVRNRWRRQHLAPELRDEVSPKNIIMMGPTGVGKTEIARRLAKLSGAPFVKVEATKFTEVGYVGRDVESMVRDLMEIGINLVRDEENARVRKAAEAAAESRLMDLLLPSSFGSEERASTREKLLQQFRLGFLDDREVEVEVTEQGGGSVDLFAIPGMEQMGGQVKDMFSKAFPPKHSRRKMKVRNAFAVLVQEESGRLVDQEALVDKARERVEQTGIIFIDEIDKIASSSQNRTSDISREGVQRDLLPIVEGSAVNTKYGMIRTDHILFIAAGAFHFSKPSDMIPELQGRFPLRVELQPLGKEEFLRILKEPDNALTKQYEALLGTEQIRLSFTDDGLEEIAAFAEDTNTRTENIGARRLYTIMEKILADISFDAPEMPGAQVVVNKAYVEEHLQDVRDDQDLSQYIL